A genomic window from Salvia miltiorrhiza cultivar Shanhuang (shh) chromosome 5, IMPLAD_Smil_shh, whole genome shotgun sequence includes:
- the LOC131025342 gene encoding probable protein arginine N-methyltransferase 1 isoform X1 → MDVENNVDANASGSLAATKIRFQYDEDEEAETIEQVAAESSNLDEDSTMCEREESLVTGDDKTSADYYFDSYSHFGIHEEMLKDVIRTKTYQNVIYKNSFLFKDKIVLDVGAGTGILSLFCAKVGAKHVYAVECSSMANTAEEIVKLNGYSNVVTVLKGKIEEIELPVAQVDVIISEWMGYFLVYENMLDTVLYARDKWLAKDGIVLPDKASLHLTAIEDADYKEDKIEFWNNVYGFNMSCIRKQAIAEPLVDTVEQNQIVTNCQMLKTMDISKMDSVDASFTAPFKLVAERDDYIHALVAYFDVSFTKCHKLMGFSTGPKSRATHWKQTVLYLEDVLSICKGETLTGTMTVAPNKKNPRDVDITIKYSLNGQHCQATRTQHYRMR, encoded by the exons ATGGATGTAGAAAACAACGTCGATGCGAATGCCAGCGGAAGCTTGGCCGCCACAAAGATCAGGTTCCAATACGATGAGGACGAAGAAGCTGAAACCATCGAGCAAGTAGCTGCCGAGAGCTCGAATCTTGATGAGGATTCCACCATGTGCGAGCGGGAGGAATCCTTGGTCACTGGGGATGATAAGACCAGCGCTGATTACTACTTCGATTCCTACTCGCACTTTG GCATTCATGAA GAAATGTTGAAGGATGTGATTAGAACAAAGACATACCAAAATGTGATTTATAAGAATTCGTTCcttttcaaagacaaaatagTTCTTGATGTAGGTGCTGGGACTGGAATACTGTCACTTTTTTGTGCCAAAGTTGGCGCTAAACATGTTTATGCG GTGGAATGCTCCAGCATGGCCAATACGGCTGAGGAGATTGTAAAGCTAAATGGATATTCAAATG TTGTAACTGTTCTTAAGGGGAAGATTGAGGAGATTGAGCTTCCAGTTGCTCAAGTTGATGTTATCATTTCTGAGTGGATGGGGTATTTTTTGGTATATGAGAACATGTTGGACACAGTGCTTTATGCTCGTGACAAGTGGCTA GCCAAAGATGGAATTGTATTGCCGGACAAAGCCTCTCTTCATTTGACTGCAATTGAAGATGCCGACTACAAGGAAGACAAGATTGAAT TTTGGAATAATGTATACGGGTTTAACATGAGCTGCATTAGAAAGCAAGCCATAGCAGAACCCCTTGTAGACACCGTTGAACAGAATCAGATTGTTACCAACTGCCAAATGCTCAAG ACCATGGACATTTCAAAGATGGATTCAGTAGATGCTTCTTTCACTGCCCCCTTCAAGCTCGTGGCTGAACGAGATGACTACATCCATGCCCTGGTCGCTTACTTTGACGTTTCTTTTACCAAGTGTCATAAATTGATGGGCTTCTCTACAG GGCCAAAGTCCCGTGCGACTCACTGGAAACAGACGGTCTTATACCTAGAAGACGTGCTCAGCATTTGTAAAGGGGAGACATTGACGGGGACCATGACTGTGGCGCCTAATAAGAAGAATCCTCGCGACGTGGATATAACCATTAAGTATTCACTAAATGGGCAGCACTGCCAGGCTACAAGAACTCAACATTATAGAATGCGCTGA
- the LOC131025347 gene encoding GDSL esterase/lipase At3g26430-like isoform X1, whose protein sequence is MEFKVCALHFLLIANILLVQSSVLGSNKCNFPAIFNFGDSNSDTGGFSAAFSPVPPPYGETFFHAPAGRNSDGRLIIDFIAESLGLPYLSAFLDSVGSNFSHGANFATSASTIRPQNLSLSKGGYSPISLDVQQVEYSGFVARSQAVRAKGSHLQQVFSCPSWSVFASFYSSLYYAGLSLDSLPEKDYFSRALYTFDIGQNDITAGLDTNLTLEEIKAQVPDMIGQFSSVIKEVYSLGGRSFWIHNTAPLGCLTYVLDALAATTPEVDRYGCLIPYNEASQHFNAKLHEAVVQLREELPLAAITYVDIYSAKYALISQAKELGFEDPFRACCGYGGKYNYSRFARCGSKNGAGDVLAKSCKDPSAWISWDGIHFTEAANEWIFHRIADGSFSDPPVSIESACSRCS, encoded by the exons ATGGAGTTTAAGGTTTGTGCTTTGCATTTCCTGCTAATAGCTAACATACTTCTTGTGCAAAGCTCAGTTCTTGGCTCAAACAAGTGCAACTTCCCAGCCATCTTCAACTTTGGCGACTCGAATTCAGACACCGGTGGCTTCTCCGCCGCCTTCAGCCCAGTTCCTCCTCCCTATGGAGAAACATTCTTCCACGCCCCGGCTGGCCGTAACAGCGACGGCCGTCTCATCATAGATTTCATAG CTGAGAGCCTAGGATTGCCTTATCTCAGTGCTTTTCTTGATTCTGTTGGCTCAAACTTCAGCCATGGGGCCAACTTTGCAACTTCTGCATCAACCATTAGGCCTCAGAACTTGTCCCTCTCCAAGGGGGGCTACAGCCCGATCTCCCTCGACGTGCAGCAAGTCGAGTACTCGGGTTTCGTGGCAAGATCACAAGCTGTGAGAGCAAAAGGTTCCCATTTGCAGCAAGTTTTTTCATGTCCAAGTTGGTCTGTTTTTGCTTCATTTTACAGTTCATTATACTATGCAGGGCTGTCCCTCGATTCGCTTCCGGAGAAGGACTACTTCTCCCGGGCGTTGTACACGTTCGACATAGGCCAGAACGACATCACTGCTGGCTTGGACACCAACTTGACCTTGGAAGAAATCAAGGCACAAGTTCCTGATATGATAGGACAGTTCTCCTCTGTGATCAAG GAAGTCTACAGTTTAGGAGGGAGATCATTCTGGATACACAACACAGCACCATTAGGCTGTCTGACATATGTGCTTGATGCTCTAGCTGCCACAACACCTGAGGTTGATAGGTATGGCTGTCTGATCCCGTACAACGAGGCTTCGCAGCATTTCAACGCGAAGCTACACGAGGCCGTGGTGCAGCTGAGGGAGGAGCTCCCCCTTGCTGCAATCACATATGTTGATATCTACTCAGCCAAGTATGCTCTCATCAGCCAGGCAAAGGAGCTAG GATTTGAGGATCCGTTCCGAGCCTGCTGTGGCTACGGAGGGAAGTACAACTACAGCAGGTTTGCGAGATGTGGGAGCAAGAACGGGGCAGGGGACGTGCTGGCCAAGTCGTGCAAGGATCCGTCTGCTTGGATCAGTTGGGACGGGATCCACTTCACTGAGGCGGCTAACGAGTGGATCTTTCACCGGATTGCAGACGGCTCGTTTTCAGACCCTCCGGTGTCGATTGAATCCGCGTGCAGCAGGTGCAGCTGA
- the LOC131025347 gene encoding GDSL esterase/lipase At3g26430-like isoform X2: protein MEFKVCALHFLLIANILLVQSSVLGSNKCNFPAIFNFGDSNSDTGGFSAAFSPVPPPYGETFFHAPAGRNSDGRLIIDFIAESLGLPYLSAFLDSVGSNFSHGANFATSASTIRPQNLSLSKGGYSPISLDVQQVEYSGFVARSQAVRAKGLSLDSLPEKDYFSRALYTFDIGQNDITAGLDTNLTLEEIKAQVPDMIGQFSSVIKEVYSLGGRSFWIHNTAPLGCLTYVLDALAATTPEVDRYGCLIPYNEASQHFNAKLHEAVVQLREELPLAAITYVDIYSAKYALISQAKELGFEDPFRACCGYGGKYNYSRFARCGSKNGAGDVLAKSCKDPSAWISWDGIHFTEAANEWIFHRIADGSFSDPPVSIESACSRCS, encoded by the exons ATGGAGTTTAAGGTTTGTGCTTTGCATTTCCTGCTAATAGCTAACATACTTCTTGTGCAAAGCTCAGTTCTTGGCTCAAACAAGTGCAACTTCCCAGCCATCTTCAACTTTGGCGACTCGAATTCAGACACCGGTGGCTTCTCCGCCGCCTTCAGCCCAGTTCCTCCTCCCTATGGAGAAACATTCTTCCACGCCCCGGCTGGCCGTAACAGCGACGGCCGTCTCATCATAGATTTCATAG CTGAGAGCCTAGGATTGCCTTATCTCAGTGCTTTTCTTGATTCTGTTGGCTCAAACTTCAGCCATGGGGCCAACTTTGCAACTTCTGCATCAACCATTAGGCCTCAGAACTTGTCCCTCTCCAAGGGGGGCTACAGCCCGATCTCCCTCGACGTGCAGCAAGTCGAGTACTCGGGTTTCGTGGCAAGATCACAAGCTGTGAGAGCAAAAG GGCTGTCCCTCGATTCGCTTCCGGAGAAGGACTACTTCTCCCGGGCGTTGTACACGTTCGACATAGGCCAGAACGACATCACTGCTGGCTTGGACACCAACTTGACCTTGGAAGAAATCAAGGCACAAGTTCCTGATATGATAGGACAGTTCTCCTCTGTGATCAAG GAAGTCTACAGTTTAGGAGGGAGATCATTCTGGATACACAACACAGCACCATTAGGCTGTCTGACATATGTGCTTGATGCTCTAGCTGCCACAACACCTGAGGTTGATAGGTATGGCTGTCTGATCCCGTACAACGAGGCTTCGCAGCATTTCAACGCGAAGCTACACGAGGCCGTGGTGCAGCTGAGGGAGGAGCTCCCCCTTGCTGCAATCACATATGTTGATATCTACTCAGCCAAGTATGCTCTCATCAGCCAGGCAAAGGAGCTAG GATTTGAGGATCCGTTCCGAGCCTGCTGTGGCTACGGAGGGAAGTACAACTACAGCAGGTTTGCGAGATGTGGGAGCAAGAACGGGGCAGGGGACGTGCTGGCCAAGTCGTGCAAGGATCCGTCTGCTTGGATCAGTTGGGACGGGATCCACTTCACTGAGGCGGCTAACGAGTGGATCTTTCACCGGATTGCAGACGGCTCGTTTTCAGACCCTCCGGTGTCGATTGAATCCGCGTGCAGCAGGTGCAGCTGA
- the LOC131025343 gene encoding GDSL esterase/lipase At3g26430-like, translating to MELNVFTLQSLVVSTALILLSNSTTLGYKDCNFPAIFNFGDSNSDTGGLSAAFGQAPPPNGATFFHSPSGRYCDGRLLIDFIAESVGLPYLSAFLDSIGANFRHGCNFATAGSTIRRQNTTIWQSGYSPISLDVQHLQFSDFLTRSQIFRRKGLFQKVLPEEDDFSRALYTFDIGQNDLTAGYKLNLSTEEVKAYVPDVLGQLSDVIKLIYSQGGRTFWIHNTGTVGCLPYVMDRFLVTAAQVDRNGCSAPYNDVSQHFNLRLKELVLQLRDELPAAAITYVDVYTVKYSLISQAKKLGFENPFVACCGHGGKYNYNRFIKCGSKKVINGTETVLAVSCRNPSTRISWDGTHFTEAANGWIFDQVVSGVFSDPPVPLKFSCNKMSSSHK from the exons ATGGAGTTGAATGTTTTCACACTTCAATCCCTAGTTGTATCAACTGCGCTAATTCTTCTGTCAAACTCAACAACACTCGGCTACAAAGACTGCAATTTTCCCGCCATTTTCAACTTCGGCGACTCAAATTCCGACACCGGCGGCCTATCGGCGGCGTTCGGCCAAGCTCCTCCACCCAACGGAGCCACATTCTTCCACTCCCCGTCCGGCCGCTACTGCGACGGCCGTCTCCTAATCGATTTCatag CTGAAAGTGTGGGATTGCCTTATCTGAGTGCGTTTCTGGATTCGATTGGAGCGAATTTCAGGCATGGGTGTAATTTCGCGACGGCTGGATCGACGATCAGGCGCCAGAACACAACCATTTGGCAGAGTGGGTACAGCCCCATCTCCCTCGATGTTCAACACCTCCAATTCTCGGATTTTCTAACCAGATCACAAATTTTTCGAAGAAAAG GGTTGTTTCAGAAGGTGTTGCCGGAGGAGGATGATTTCTCCCGAGCTTTATACACCTTCGACATAGGCCAGAACGATCTCACTGCTGGTTACAAACTCAACTTGTCGACTGAAGAAGTTAAGGCTTATGTTCCTGATGTATTAGGCCAATTATCAGATGTAATTAAG CTAATTTACAGCCAAGGGGGAAGAACATTCTGGATACACAACACGGGGACCGTTGGTTGCTTGCCGTATGTCATGGACAGGTTCTTGGTCACTGCAGCACAGGTTGACAGAAATGGCTGCTCGGCTCCATACAACGACGTCTCACAGCATTTCAACCTCAGACTGAAGGAGCTCGTCTTGCAGCTGAGGGACGAGCTCCCTGCAGCTGCAATCACGTATGTGGATGTCTACACGGTTAAGTACTCTCTCATCAGCCAAGCAAAGAAACTAG GATTCGAGAATCCATTCGTTGCTTGCTGCGGCCATGGAGGGAAATACAACTACAATAGGTTCATCAAATGTGGGAGCAAGAAGGTCATCAATGGAACAGAGACTGTTCTTGCTGTTTCTTGCAGGAATCCCTCGACGAGGATCAGCTGGGACGGGACACACTTCACCGAGGCAGCAAACGGGTGGATCTTCGATCAGGTTGTTTCTGGTGTGTTTTCGGACCCTCCCGTCCCGTTGAAGTTTTCTTGTAATAAGATGAGCAGCTCACATAAGTAA
- the LOC131025342 gene encoding probable protein arginine N-methyltransferase 1 isoform X2 yields MDVENNVDANASGSLAATKIRFQYDEDEEAETIEQVAAESSNLDEDSTMCEREESLVTGDDKTSADYYFDSYSHFGNYFEMLKDVIRTKTYQNVIYKNSFLFKDKIVLDVGAGTGILSLFCAKVGAKHVYAVECSSMANTAEEIVKLNGYSNVVTVLKGKIEEIELPVAQVDVIISEWMGYFLVYENMLDTVLYARDKWLAKDGIVLPDKASLHLTAIEDADYKEDKIEFWNNVYGFNMSCIRKQAIAEPLVDTVEQNQIVTNCQMLKTMDISKMDSVDASFTAPFKLVAERDDYIHALVAYFDVSFTKCHKLMGFSTGPKSRATHWKQTVLYLEDVLSICKGETLTGTMTVAPNKKNPRDVDITIKYSLNGQHCQATRTQHYRMR; encoded by the exons ATGGATGTAGAAAACAACGTCGATGCGAATGCCAGCGGAAGCTTGGCCGCCACAAAGATCAGGTTCCAATACGATGAGGACGAAGAAGCTGAAACCATCGAGCAAGTAGCTGCCGAGAGCTCGAATCTTGATGAGGATTCCACCATGTGCGAGCGGGAGGAATCCTTGGTCACTGGGGATGATAAGACCAGCGCTGATTACTACTTCGATTCCTACTCGCACTTTGGTAATTATTTC GAAATGTTGAAGGATGTGATTAGAACAAAGACATACCAAAATGTGATTTATAAGAATTCGTTCcttttcaaagacaaaatagTTCTTGATGTAGGTGCTGGGACTGGAATACTGTCACTTTTTTGTGCCAAAGTTGGCGCTAAACATGTTTATGCG GTGGAATGCTCCAGCATGGCCAATACGGCTGAGGAGATTGTAAAGCTAAATGGATATTCAAATG TTGTAACTGTTCTTAAGGGGAAGATTGAGGAGATTGAGCTTCCAGTTGCTCAAGTTGATGTTATCATTTCTGAGTGGATGGGGTATTTTTTGGTATATGAGAACATGTTGGACACAGTGCTTTATGCTCGTGACAAGTGGCTA GCCAAAGATGGAATTGTATTGCCGGACAAAGCCTCTCTTCATTTGACTGCAATTGAAGATGCCGACTACAAGGAAGACAAGATTGAAT TTTGGAATAATGTATACGGGTTTAACATGAGCTGCATTAGAAAGCAAGCCATAGCAGAACCCCTTGTAGACACCGTTGAACAGAATCAGATTGTTACCAACTGCCAAATGCTCAAG ACCATGGACATTTCAAAGATGGATTCAGTAGATGCTTCTTTCACTGCCCCCTTCAAGCTCGTGGCTGAACGAGATGACTACATCCATGCCCTGGTCGCTTACTTTGACGTTTCTTTTACCAAGTGTCATAAATTGATGGGCTTCTCTACAG GGCCAAAGTCCCGTGCGACTCACTGGAAACAGACGGTCTTATACCTAGAAGACGTGCTCAGCATTTGTAAAGGGGAGACATTGACGGGGACCATGACTGTGGCGCCTAATAAGAAGAATCCTCGCGACGTGGATATAACCATTAAGTATTCACTAAATGGGCAGCACTGCCAGGCTACAAGAACTCAACATTATAGAATGCGCTGA
- the LOC131025345 gene encoding probable protein phosphatase 2C 14 — translation MSSKIRTWPFPFCDKLKICQEMNDAAEIVGGPISGGGGSLKRKRPLKIEIPAVLSEIPVDVFKESDDPVCFADSDSGVGVYSLKGKKKFMEDSYKVFASANGDKRFFGVYDGHGGSKAAAFVKENLHLKIFEMLESISENKEKEAACKAGYLKTDEEFLKQGLDSGACCVTALIDGREMVVSNLGDCRAVLCMGGGSAEALTTDHRPTREEERRRIEDKGGYVEIHRGTWRVHGTLAVSRSIGDAHLKDWVMAEPDTKVVCLDPDMKYLVLASDGLWEEVSNEEAVGVVMQSCSSGKKQRMSHPSGRRMASIRGGDGSPPAKSRRISVAKQTKKMKARFPDNENRALNERRLLAACKKLADLAVDRGSLDDITVMIIDLNHYNMNP, via the exons ATGAGCTCAAAAATCCGAACTTGGCCTTTCCCATTTTGCGACAAACTCAAAATCTGCCAAGAAATGAATGATGCAGCAGAAATCGTTGGAGGGCCGatttccggcggcggcggctcgtTGAAGAGAAAGCGGCCGCTCAAGATCGAGATCCCAGCTGTATTGTCCGAGATTCCCGTCGATGTTTTTAAGGAATCTGATGATCCCGTGTGCTTCGCTGATTCCGATTCTGGGGTCGGCGTTTATTCGTTGAAGGGTAAGAAGAAGTTCATGGAAGATTCCTACAAGGTTTTTGCTTCTGCAAATGGTGATAAG AGATTCTTTGGAGTTTATGATGGGCATGGAGGAAGCAAGGCAGCAGCATTTGTGAAAGAGAATCTGCATCTGAAGATTTTTGAGATGTTAGAAAGCATCTCAGAAAATAAAGAGAAAGAAGCAGCATGCAAGGCAGGCTATCTGAAAACAGATGAGGAATTCTTGAAACAg GGGTTGGATAGTGGTGCTTGCTGTGTGACTGCACTGATTGATGGGAGGGAAATGGTGGTTTCAAACTTGGGTGACTGCAGAGCAGTTCTGTGTATGGGAGGTGGCTCGGCCGAGGCTCTAACGACGGACCACAGACCGACTCGAGAGGAGGAGCGAAGGCGAATAGAGGATAAG GGTGGATATGTGGAGATTCATCGCGGAACTTGGAGGGTTCATGGCACGCTCGCGGTGTCCAGAAGCATCGGAGATGCTCATCTCAAGGACTGGGTGATGGCGGAGCCTGACACGAAGGTCGTATGCTTGGATCCGGATATGAAGTATCTCGTCTTGGCGTCAGACGGCCTCTGGGAAGAG GTGAGCAATGAGGAAGCAGTGGGTGTCGTGATGCAGTCGTGTTCGAGTGGGAAGAAGCAACGGATGAGCCACCCTAGCGGCCGGAGAATGGCCAGCATACGTGGTGGGGATGGAAGCCCTCCGGCCAAGTCCAGGAGGATATCAGTGGCGAAGCAGACGAAGAAGATGAAGGCCCGTTTCCCAGATAACGAGAACAGAGCCTTGAACGAGAGACGGCTTCTAGCTGCGTGCAAGAAGCTTGCTGATCTTGCTGTTGATAGGGGTAGTTTGGATGACATAACTGTGATGATCATTGATTTGAACCATTATAACATGAATCCTTAG